A genomic segment from Colletotrichum higginsianum IMI 349063 chromosome 5, whole genome shotgun sequence encodes:
- a CDS encoding Amidase has protein sequence MSHSAQSISSVLETESDIQPRLEQQAGLGSNILSNIVSRRPIMSTETRKKFINYPLPIPGPTIPYDNGRKSNPPLRGWILVLAAWVMECVWFVRAFIWSNAGFGSIRKIRKHIENAEPRYDPTVLPYPTDEAKDPAVLHRESTVKSRPHPFKYYSVNDYHEMYLSGAITPLAVARAILPLIRRDTNPPGEHSIAWFDTKVAQVLAAAEASTKRYKEGRSLGPLDGVPTAVKDEYEIDGYRTCLGSRNDYTTEAEPGQSITSWCVKKLEDAGAVVLGKLSMHEFGLDTTGNNPIYGTPRNPYNRGYYTGGSSSGAGYAVATGLVPVALGSDGGGSIRIPSSMCGVYGLKPTHGRVSFHPCPNHSNSCAVNGPIAADIESLATYFETIGAPHPDSNFIQASPFMCSPSEKRGKILGIPEAWFAQADPAIQRLCRTMIAKLVTHHGYTTVPIDIPFLVEGQFAHAMTVLTDGAALLPETKNLTPANRILLAIGRVTSAMDYLLAQKLRGLLMSHLAHLWREYPGMIIVTPTTACAGWPIVSKGELAHGVSDGDRTIRSMEYVWMGNFCGLPGVTVPAGYVVPHDQAGAGGEAGPETLGKIPIGLMGMGEWTDEHSLLEFGLDAEELFAKERCRPPTWVDVIQRAKDDMVKTGEDSLIDI, from the exons ATGTCTCATTCAGCGCAATCCATCAGCAGCGTTCTTGAAACAGAATCCGACATACAACCCAGACTTGAGCAACAAGCCGGGTTGGGATCCAATATACTGTCTAACATTGTCTCCAGGCGGCCCATCATGAGTACCGAGACGCGCAAAAAATTCATAAACTACCCTCTGCCGATTCCTGG ACCAACTATTCCATACGACAATGGCAGAAAAAGCAACCCGCCTCTTCGAGGCTGGATCTTGGTCTTAGCAGCATGGGT TATGGAATGCGTGTGGTTCGTACGCGCTTTCATCTGGAGCAACGCCGGCTTCGGAAGTATCAGGAAAATCCGCAAGCACATCGAGAATGCCGAGCCCCGTTACGATCCAACTGTCCTGCCCTATCCGACGGACGAGGCCAAAGACCCAGCCGTTCTCCATCGCGAAAGCACCGTGAAGTCGAGGCCACACCCATTCAAGTATTACTCCGTCAACGACTATCATGAGATGTATCTGTCAGGCGCAATCACGCCACTTGCCGTAGCTCGAGCCATTCTGCCCTTGATTCGCCGCGACACGAACCCACCGGGCGAGCATTCGATCGCGTGGTTCGATACCAAAGTCGCTCAAGTTTTGGCGGCCGCTGAGGCATCTACGAAGCGGTACAAAGAGGGGCGTTCATTGGGACCTCTTGATGGTGTGCCCACTGCCGTCAAGGACGAGTACGAGATCGACGGATACCGGACCTGCCTTGGCTCGAGGAACGATTACACTACCGAGGCCGAGCCTGGCCAGTCGATCACAAGTTGGTGCGTGAAAAAGCTGGAAGACGCAGGAGCCGTTGTTCTTGGGAAGCTGTCAATGCATGAATTTGGACTCG ACACAACCGGAAACAACCCAATCTACGGGACACCTCGCAATCCCTATAACCGTGGTTACTACACGGGTGGAAGTTCTTCTGGGGCCGGATACGCAGTTGCGACGGGCTTGGTCCCCGTGGCACTCGGCAGtgacggtggcggcagcATTCGCATCCCCTCGTCCATGTGTGGTGTCTACGGCCTTAAGCCCACCCACGGCCGGGTCTCGTTCCACCCTTGCCCGAACCACAGCAACAGCTGCGCAGTCAATGGACCCATCGCCGCGGATATCGAGTCCCTCGCGACCTACTTTGAGACCATTGGCGCCCCGCATCCCGACTCCAACTTCATCCAGGCGTCTCCATTCATGTGCTCTCCCAGCGAGAAGCGCGGCAAGATCCTCGGCATCCCTGAGGCGTGGTTCGCGCAGGCGGATCCGGCCATCCAGCGCCTATGCCGGACCATGATTGCAAAGCTGGTCACGCACCATGGATACACCACCGTCCCGATCGACATCCCGTTCTTGGTCGAAGGCCAGTTCGCGCACGCCATGACCGTCCTtaccgacggcgccgccctgcttCCGGAGACCAAGAATCTCACCCCCGCGAACCGTATCCTGCTTGCTATCGGCCGCGTCACGTCCGCCATGGACTACCTCTTGGCCCAGAAGCTCCGCGGCCTGCTCATGTCGCACCTCGCGCATCTCTGGCGCGAGTACCCCGGCATGATCATCGTCACCCCAACGACCGCCTGCGCGGGCTGGCCCATCGTGAGCAAGGGCGAGCTGGCCCACGGCGTGAGTGACGGCGACCGCACTATCCGGTCAATGGAGTATGTGTGGATGGGCAACTTTTGTGGGCTCCCCGGCGTCACGGTCCCGGCGGGCTACGTCGTGCCGCAcgaccaggccggcgccggcggcgaagccggGCCCGAGACGCTGGGCAAAATCCCCATCGGGCTCATGGGCATGGGCGAGTGGACGGACGAGCACAGCCTCCTCGAGTTTgggctcgacgccgaggagctgtTCGCGAAGGAGCGGTGCCGGCCGCCCACCTGGGTCGACGTCATCCAGCGGGCCAAGGATGACATGGTGAAGACCGGGGAGGACAGCTTGATAGACATTTAG
- a CDS encoding acyltransferase has translation MPDHAGTAAAAPPQSESNPTPPKELYPMVNWKYDLFLWVLGVLVDLFFREVHPRGSWKVPKSGPVLFVAAPHANQFVDALILQRTLRHEAGRRVSLLIAQKSVHGFIGWGSRQVGSVPVGRAQDAAKPGTGLIYLPDPINDPTLIRGVGTKFGQGEGEIHGMLFLPSAKKQTGASVDIAQILGPEEIRIKRPFKGKLPLEQLTGRDDIDDNGNFTNKDLKGCKPGFSGTKYKLAPHIDQTKVYEAVFDRLRSGGCVGIFPEGGSHDRTELLPLKAGVAIMALGALAESPDCGLKIVPVGMNYFHAHKFRSRAVVEFGPPFDVPPHLVEMYKNNQRREAIGQLLDSVYQALSAVTVSTPDYDTLMMLQAARRLYNPTGKKLPLPVVIELNRRLAMGYEKYKDDARVVGVIKSVKQYNKELRYVNLRDHQVQYAKMSIPKVVFLLLYRVTKLLVLLIGVLPGLILFAPVFAASKAISVRKAKQALAGSTVKIQGRDVMATWKLLVAIFLAPTLYHFYSAVVTYKVWQDHLWGHIPEWVPWWSTYLVMWPLMVGITFAALRFGEVGMDIFKSLRPLVLCLNPASSYNIQQLRAKRADLSSQVTDLINTLGPEMFPDFEKTRLVADPYKADGYSRPRTPPTRRDSDASSAYEAATPPSISRRTTHQSSRGLPRNESYSNIGGVGIFSTRPPSRSRSRSSSSGGGLGSGGFPISGFTTLDSAGGFDEASKKIREAMKLRRRKSGDHRMELGADDSEDEEYNEARKKNT, from the exons ATGCCTGATCACGCTGgcacggcggccgccgcgccgccgcagagCGAGTCCAATCCCACCCCTCCCAAGGAGCTCTACCCCATGGTCAATTGGAAGTACGACCTTTTCCTCTGGGTCTTGGGTGTGCTGGTCGATCTCTTCTTCCGCGAGGTCCATCCTCGAGGCTCCTGGAAAGTCCCAAAGTCGGGGCCTGttctcttcgtcgccgctcCTCACGCGAACCAG TTCGTCGATGCTCTGATCCTGCAACGCACGCTCCGCCACGAGGCCGGCCGACGAGTCTCCCTCCTCATTGCGCAAAAGTCTGTACACGGTTTTATCGGCTGGGGTTCGCGCCAGGTCGGCTCCGTCCCCGTCGGACGTGCCCAAGATGCCGCCAAGCCTGGCACTGGCCTCATTTATCTGCCTGACCCCATCAACGACCCTACACTGatccgcggcgtcggcaccAAGTTCGGCCAGGGAGAGGGCGAGATCCACGGTATGCTGTTCTTGCCCTCTGCCAAAAAGCAGACTGGCGCCAGTGTCGACATCGCACAGATCCTCGGCCCTGAGGAAATCCGCATCAAGCGCCCGTTCAAGGGCAAGCTTCCGTTGGAGCAGCTCACTGGACGCGACGACATTGACGACAACGGCAACTTCACCAACAAGGACCTCAAGGGATGCAAGCCTGGCTTTTCGGGAACCAAGTACAAACTCGCGCCCCACATCGACCAGACCAAAGTGTACGAGGCCGTCTTTGACCGTCTGAGATCCGGTGGCTGCGTCGGCATCTTCCCTGAGGGCGGCAGCCATGACCGCACCGAACTGCTGCCCCtgaaggccggcgtcgccatcatggctctcggcgccctcgccgaaTCTCCAGACTGCGGTCTTAAGATCGTGCCCGTTGGCATGAACTACTTCCACGCCCACAAGTTCCGTagccgcgccgtcgtcgagttcgGACCCCCCTTCGATGTCCCCCCGCACTTGGTCGAAATGTACAAGAACAACCAGAGACGCGAGGCCATTGGGCAGCTTCTCGACAGCGTCTACCAGGCACTGAGCGCCGTCACCGTTTCCACCCCCGACTACGATACCTTGATGATGCTCCAGGCTGCTCGCCGCCTCTACAATCCTACCGGGAAGAAGCTGCCTCTCCCTGTCGTCATCGAGCTGAATCGCAGGCTGGCCATGGGCTACGAGAAGTACAAGGATGATGCGCGCGTAGTCGGCGTCATCAAGTCGGTCAAGCAGTACAACAAAGAGCTTCGCTACGTCAACCTTCGCGACCATCAGGTCCAGTACGCCAAGATGTCAATCCCCAAGGTCGTCTTCCTGCTGCTTTACCGAGTCACGAAGCTACTCGTCCTTCTGATTGGCGTCCTTCCTGGCCTCATCTTGTTTGCCCCCGTCTTTGCCGCATCCAAGGCCATCAGCGTTCGTAAGGCGAAGCAGGCATTGGCCGGCTCGACGGTCAAGATCCAGGGACGCGACGTCATGGCAACCTGGAAGCTCTTGGTGGCCATCTTCCTGGCGCCAACGCTGTACCACTTCTACTCGGCCGTTGTTACGTACAAGGTCTGGCAAGACCATCTCTGGGGCCACATCCCTGAATGGGTGCCTTGGTGGTCGACGTATCTGGTCATGTGGCCGCTGATGGTGGGCATCACGTTCGCTGCTCTTCGCTTCGGCGAGGTTGGCATGGACATTTTCAAGTCCCTACGGCCGCTGGTGCTCTGCCTGAACCCCGCCTCGAGCTACAACATCCAGCAACTGCGAGCGAAACGGGCCGATCTCAGCTCCCAGGTCACTGATCTCATCAACACCCTCGGCCCCGAGATGTTCCCCGACTTTGAGAAGACTCGTCTGGTCGCAGACCCGTACAAGGCCGACGGCTACTCCCGACCCCGCACTCCGCCAACACGCAGGGACAGCGACGCATCGAGCGCCTacgaggcggcgacgccgccgtccatcTCTCGGAGAACAACACACCAGTCGAGCCGCGGCCTGCCTCGCAACGAGTCGTACAGCAACATTGGCGGTGTTGGCATCTTCTCCACCCGGCCTCCTTCGCGCTCGAGGAgtaggagcagcagcagcggagGCGGTCTCGGGTCTGGCGGGTTCCCCATCAGCGGTTTCACGACGCTGGACTCTGCCGGAGGGTTTGACGAGGCAAGCAAGAAGATCCGCGAGGCTATGAAGCTGCGCCGGAGAAAGAGCGGCGACCACCGGATGGAATtgggcgccgacgacagcgaggacgaggagtaCAACGAGGCGCGCAAGAAGAACACATGA
- a CDS encoding Sucrase ferredoxin domain containing protein: MASAFKSLVSSAKKLALGTTHGVPAQELFPKTDPAVDGDDCDHDCESCHVKYPKGFNIDETDELYGHVKGWSTHALVATGKSDWVRDVADEKGSVMEAVGKAAAPSNGKLMLSASNIPTPTHSSDYSEPTTVLLLPAFVIIDHVTPQRVPELITEFVDKAPTNTSPLAPLTLPTSVPAPTPSGAPSIPPAISRRPCPHSAIILLCSQRTRDARCGQSAPLLRKELERHLRPLGLFRDLDDERPGGVGIYFISHVGGHKYSANVMVYRRPDAFGLDNVERAKVTAEDELRPKARTAALPETEDVGAAQCIWLARIKPEDCENLVRYTVLQGKLVKPETQLRGGFDRAKGMMSW, encoded by the exons ATGGCCTCCGCGTTCAAGTCGCTCGTCTCCAGcgccaagaagctcgccctcggcaccaCCCACGGCGTGCCCGCGCAGGAGCTGTTCCCCAAGACggacccggccgtcgacggcgatgactGCGACCACGACTGCGAGAGCTGCCACGTCAAGTACCCCAAGGGCTTCAACATTGACGAAACAGACGAGCTGTATGGCCACGTCAAGGGGTGGAGCACCCACGCCCTCGTTGCGACGGGCAAGAGCGACTGGGTGAgggacgtcgccgacgagaaggGCAGCGTAATGGAGGCCGTTGGCAAGGCTGCTGCGCCGAGCAATGGA AAACTGATGCTGTCCGCTTCCAACATTCCGACCCCGACACACTCGAGCGACTACTCCGAACCTACgaccgtcctcctcctccccgccttcgtcatcatcgaccacGTCACTCCGCAGCGCGTCCCCGAGCTGATCACCGAGTTCGTCGACAAAGCACCGACAAACACCTCACCCCTCGCGCCCCTCACCCTCCCCACGTCCGTACCCGCGCCGACACCTTCCGGCGCACCAAGTATACCCCCCGCGATCTCCCGCCGCCCGTGCCCGCAcagcgccatcatcctcctctgCTCGCAAAGGACGCGCGACGCCCGCTGTGGACAGtcggcgccgctgctgcGCAAAGAGCTGGAGCGCCACCTGCGGCCTCTGGGCCTGTTTCGCGATCTGGACGACGAGCGACCCGGCGGCGTGGGCATCTACTTCATCTCGCACGTTGGCGGGCACAAGTATAGTGCCAACGTCATGGTCTACCGTCGCCCGGACGCCTTCGGGCTCGACAATGTGGAACGTGCCAAGGTCACCGCCGAAGATGAGCTGAGGCCTaaggcgaggacggcggcgctgcccGAGACGGAGGACGTGGGCGCCGCGCAGTGCATCTGGCTGGCGAGGATCAAGCCCGAGGACTGCGAAAACCTGGTGCGGTATACGGTCCTGCAGGGCAAGCTGGTCAAGCCCGAGACGCAGCTGCGTGGCGGTTTTGACCGCGCGAAGGGGATGATGAGCTGGTGA
- a CDS encoding GTPase binding protein Rid1, with translation MGSAAEGDNNGGGRPRSSVLKSFIHRRNQSEGSALFTSPPSVQITTTPAQHIQATYAQLEGRMPPPPLRTEGLGALGELNNFQKDPILRSPGKEDDRRDRSRSPTKSAFSNMSFKSLAKEARKSREVSPEKPKKTKSTTNLAGFLSRPRSTMSLNKNSKEEEERRQAKDKENRTPPSSTSSADMTGPAPPIYAQFCSQDLGNTGLRGKASFDASSGRYGSDASSEIKKQRPKSYHPSTAISEHKSTSDLRSRPKMDGREPSASERIKSKVQRPKLFTAFSAMGHSTKSKGSDASSEKAIDPKEIDTHLEAMLDRRNIPENQRYKMRSLADTIKMEFIRQDWAEMAAKEQAGAADSNEPSSAVTGGSDRDETQSKRSRGRSFTLSRKKEPVSPTKKSKGDGSSIGRHFRSKSSESVVSERPTSAGSTASNGILSKIKFGQGPGDYVSYLRKVQKPELVEVGKLHKLRLLLRNETVSWTEDFIRQGGMQEIVGLLNRILAIEWREEHDDALLHENLLCLKALCTTALALQYLHSIHEDLFPKLLHMLFDPEKKGPSEFTTRNIITSVLFTYIETAAPVERIARAQKVLSFLRNPQPKEEERPVGFVLEMRKERPYTVWNKEVVSVTKEVFWIFLHHLNVIALPSDMSTRGGVPLTTMTNGAQDPYLYMHRHFPSERPPVPAAPYVGGVEWDATNYLASHLDLMNAIIACTPTTTQRNNLRNDLRISGWEKVLGGSLRLCKEKFYGCVHEALRCWVAAATEDGWDARDVRYGPPPESRSASPAKTTNAAQKAKQAEAPPKIEIPKLDFGFDNHRITPVQDRDIWLS, from the exons ATGggctccgccgccgaaggAGATAACAATGGAGGAGGCCGCCCAAGGTCCTCGGTCCTGAAGAGCTTCATCCATCGTCGTAACCAGTCCGAGGGCTCTGCGCTCTtcacctcgccgccctccgtCCAAATCACCACCACTCCCGCACAACACATCCAGGCCACATACGCCCAGCTCGAAGGCAGAAtgccgccccctcccctccgtACCGAAGGCCTGGGGGCCCTGGGGGAGCTCAACAACTTTCAAAAGGATCCCATCCTGCGTTCGCCCGGAAAAGAAGACGACCGCCGCGACCGATCCCGCTCGCCCACAAAATCCGCCTTCAGCAACATGTCATTCAAGTCcctggccaaggaggcccGCAAATCACGCGAGGTGTCTcccgagaagcccaagaagacgaAGTCGACCACGAACCTGGCAGGTTTCCTGTCGAGGCCCCGATCCACAATGTCCCTCAACAAGAACtcgaaggaggaggaggagcgtCGCCAGGCTaaggacaaggagaaccGCACGcccccgagctcgacgtcgagcgccgACATGACGGGTCCCGCGCCGCCTATCTACGCACAGTTCTGCAGCCAGGATCTCGGGAACACTGGGCTGCGCGGCAAGGCATCGTTCGACGCGAGCAGTGGACGATACGGGAGCGATGCCTCGAGCGAGATAAAGAAGCAGAGACCAAAGTCATACCATCCGTCCACCGCAATCTCCGAGCACAAATCGACATCGGATCTACGCAGCAGACCCAAGATGGACGGCCGCGAGCCTTCTGCCTCTGAAAGAATCAAGAGCAAAGTGCAACGGCCGAAGCTCTTTACAGCCTTTTCCGCCATGGGACACAGCACAAAGTCCAAGGGGTCGGATGCCTCTTCCGAAAAGGCCATCGACCCAAAGGAGATCGATACCCATCTGGAGGCCATGCTCGACCGTCGCAACATCCCCGAGAATCAACGCTACAAGATGCGTAGCTTGGCCGACACGATCAAGATGGAGTTCATCCGACAAGATTGGGCGGAAATGGCCGCCAAGGAACAGGCAGGCGCCGCCGACAGCAACGAGCCTTCATCCGCAGTGACCGGAGGCTCTGACCGCGACGAGACCCAGTCGAAGCGATCCCGCGGAAGAAGCTTCACTCTTTCGCGCAAGAAGGAGCCTGTTTCCCCGACGAAGAAATCCAAGGGCGACGGGAGCTCGATCGGCCGCCACTTCAGAAGCAAGTCTTCCGAAAGCGTGGTGAGCGAGCGACCAACATCGGCCGGCTCGACAGCAAGCAACGGCATTCTTTCTAAGATCAAGTTCGGCCAGGGGCCGGGCGACTACGTTTCCTACCTGCGGAAGGTGCAGAAACCGGAACTGGTTGAGGTCGGGAAGCTGCACAAGCTGCGTTTGCTTCTGCGCAACGAGACCGTTTCCTGGACAGAGGACTTTATCCGCCAGGGCGGCATGCAGGAGATTGTCGGGTTGTTGAACCGAATTCTCGCCATCGAGTGGAG AGAGGAACACGACGATGCCCTTCTCCACGAGAACCTGTTATGCTTAAAGGCCCTCTGCACCACAGCACTGGCCTTGCAATATCTCCACTCCATCCACGAGGACCTGTTCCCCAAACTCCTCCACATGCTGTTCGACCCCGAAAAGAAGGGCCCCAGCGAGTTTACTACACGCAACATCATCACGTCAGTGTTATTCACATATATCGAAACAGCCGCTCCCGTCGAGCGGATCGCTCGTGCTCAAAAGGTGCTCTCGTTCCTGCGAAATCCCCAGcccaaagaagaagagagaccCGTCGGCTTCGTGCTGGAAATGCGAAAAGAACGCCCCTACACCGTCTGGAACAAAGAGGTGGTCAGCGTCACGAAGGAGGTCTTCTGGATCTTCCTGCACCACCTTAATGTAATTGCGCTACCCTCCGATATGTCGACCAGGGGCGGCGTGCCGCTGACCACCATGACGAACGGCGCCCAAGATCCGTACCTCTACATGCACAGGCACTTCCCCTCGGAGCGCCCGCCTGTGCCGGCAGCGCCCTACGTCGGCGGGGTCGAGTGGGACGCGACCAACTATCTCGCCTCTCACCTGGATCTCATGAACGCCATCATCGCGTGCACGCCCACGACGACGCAGCGCAACAACCTGCGCAACGACCTGCGAATCTCGGGCTGGGAGAAGGtgctcggcggcagccttcGGCTCTGCAAGGAAAAGTTCTATGGTTGCGTTCACGAGGCCCTGCGGTGCTGGGTCGCAGCCGCCACCGAGGACGGCTGGGACGCCCGCGACGTGCGATACGGCCCGCCTCCCGAGTCGCGGAGCGCTAGCCCCGCGAAGACGACAAACGCGGCCCAGAAGGccaagcaggccgaggcgccGCCCAAGATTGAGATCCCCAAGCTGGATTTCGGCTTCGACAACCACCGCATCACGCCGGTCCAGGACAGAGATATTTGGTTGTCGTGA